CAATTCAACGCCAGCATGGCGCTGTTCCTGCTGGCCGCGCAGGATGATGCACGCAACCGCAAGCGCACCGAGCTTACCCGCAACGCGGTGATGGTGGAGGGCCAGAACACCGACATGATCCGCGCACAAGGGGACACGCGCATGGCCAACCTGTGGACGGCGCTGCACTATGGCGATTACGTCAGCTTCTATCTGGCGATGGGCTATGGCTACGACCCCACCCCGGTGCCGGCCCTGGCGGCGTTCAAGCAAGCGATGGCCGGTTAAAAGTACATGCAGTTTGCTTCACTGCAGTTCGCCGTCTTCATACCGCTGTTAGCGCTGGTCTACTTTGCATTGCCCCCGCGCCATCGCTGGGCGGCCCTGCTGCTGGCGAGCGTGTATTTTTACATGAGCTTTATCCCAGTGTATGTGTTGCTGGCGCTAGCGCTCAGCCTGCTGGACTATTGGGGTGCGCTGGCGCTGGAACGCAGCCCGGTGGCCAAGCGGCGCGGGCTGTACCTGAGCCTGATCGCGATACACCTGCTGGCCTTACTGTGGCTCAAGTACAACAACTTCCTCGGTGAAAATCTGAGCAGCCTGCTGGGCCGCGACTTCACGGCGTCCGGCTGGCTGGCGCCGGTGGGCCTCTCGTACCAGACGCTGATGTCGATCAGCTATCTGAGCGAAGTGCATGCGGGGCGCTTCCCGGCGGCGCGCAAGCTGCACACTGTGGCGCTGTACCTGTTGTTCTTCCCGCAGCTACTGGCCGGGCCGATCGAGCGCCCGCAGCACACCATGCCGCAGTTCGAAGCCGGGCAAGGTTTTGACTACGCCCGCGTGACAGACGGTTTAAAGCGCATGGCGTTTGGTTTCTTCAAGAAGCTGGTGGTTGCCGACCGCCTGGCCGTGATCGTGGGCACGGTGTATGGCAATGTGCGCGCCTTTGACGGGCCGCAGTTGATGCTGGCCACGCTGCTGTACGCCTGGCAAATTTATTACGACTTCTCCGGCTATACGGATATTGCCCTCGGCACGGCGCAGCTCTTTGGCATCCGCCTGAGCGAGAATTTCAAACAGCCGTACTTCTCACGTTCAGTGACCGAGTTCTGGCAACGCTGGCACATCTCGCTCTCCACCTGGCTACGCGATTATTTATATTTCCCACTGGCGCGCAAACTGCGCTCGCCGCGCTGGCGCTGGCTAGCGCTCTTCACCACCTTCGCGATCAGCGGGCTGTGGCATGGCGCGGCGTGGACCTTTGCGGTGTGGGGTGCTTTGCATGGCCTATTCATGATCGTGGAATTGTGGCTCAAGCGCCCTGGGGCGCCGGCGCCTTCCTCGCCCTGGCTGGAGGCAGCCAAGACCATCGCCACCTTCACCGCGGTGAGCTTTGCGTGGATCTTCTTCCGTGCCGCTGATCTGAACGACGCCGGATATATCGTCACCCATCTGTTCAGCAACCTGCCAGCCTGGGCCGCCAACCTCACCTCGCCGGCCTTTTTCAAAGACGCGTTGGTGCACATGGGCTTTAGCCTCTCCAGCCTGGTGATCGTGCTGATCAGCCTGCCCTTACTTTGGCTGCTGGATCGCATGCAAAGCCAGCAGGATCTGTTGGAGCGCCTGAACCGGCTCGGCCGGGTGCCGCGCTGGGCAGTGTATTACTTGCTGGTGGTGGCGATTGCCTTTTTGGGCATGTACGGCGCATCCGGATTCATTTACTTT
The DNA window shown above is from Anaerolineales bacterium and carries:
- a CDS encoding MBOAT family protein, which produces MQFASLQFAVFIPLLALVYFALPPRHRWAALLLASVYFYMSFIPVYVLLALALSLLDYWGALALERSPVAKRRGLYLSLIAIHLLALLWLKYNNFLGENLSSLLGRDFTASGWLAPVGLSYQTLMSISYLSEVHAGRFPAARKLHTVALYLLFFPQLLAGPIERPQHTMPQFEAGQGFDYARVTDGLKRMAFGFFKKLVVADRLAVIVGTVYGNVRAFDGPQLMLATLLYAWQIYYDFSGYTDIALGTAQLFGIRLSENFKQPYFSRSVTEFWQRWHISLSTWLRDYLYFPLARKLRSPRWRWLALFTTFAISGLWHGAAWTFAVWGALHGLFMIVELWLKRPGAPAPSSPWLEAAKTIATFTAVSFAWIFFRAADLNDAGYIVTHLFSNLPAWAANLTSPAFFKDALVHMGFSLSSLVIVLISLPLLWLLDRMQSQQDLLERLNRLGRVPRWAVYYLLVVAIAFLGMYGASGFIYFQF